In Phycisphaerae bacterium RAS2, the DNA window GACTGCGTCGGGCCTCGTCGACGCGAGTTTGCAGGCGCTGAAGGCGGCGGTGGATGCGGACGCAATCGCGCAGGCCGCCGTTGCGGGCGCGCCAGGTTCAAGCGCCGCCGCGGCGACACAACCGGCCGATGGCGCACCATCGACCGCCGCGGTCGCACGGGCTGCGCAGACATCCGAGTCCTTGAAAGCGGCGATGGCGGCGGCCGATGCAGCCAAATCGCAGCGCACGGCAGCGATGACGGCCGAGCAAGAGGCCCGGCGCGCCTTGCAGAGCAATGAATCGCTGCTCGCCACAGCAACGGCTCGACGCGACAACATGGTAAACCAGACGGCTGCGGCGCAGGCCAATCTGGATCAGGCGCAGTCGCGCGAGCGCGAGGCCGAGGCGGCATTGAACGCTGCGAAGGCCGCTGCCGATCAGGCTTTGAAGTCGGAGCAGGCCGCCGGCCACGCGTTACGACTGGCCGAAGCCCGTGTGGCGATGCTTCGCGCCGGTGAGTTGCGCAAGCAATTGGATGCCGCGCGTCAGACGCTCGCCGAGGAGCGAGCCCGATTCGCTCCGCTTGCTGCAGCGGCCGACGATGTACGACGTGATGCCGAACGTGCCGCGGCGGAACTTGAAGCGATGCGAGCGCAACTCACAAACGCTCCGGCGACGCTTGCCGAGATGGCGCGATCGGTTCAAGCGGCCGAGCAGGCGCTGCGCAATGCGGAACAGAAGGTCGAACTCGCACGATCAGAACATCACCGTCTCGTGCAATCGACGGCGAATTTCTCCGAGTCGGTCGAGGCACTTCGGCAAAGCCTGGTCGCTGCGCCGGCTGTTGCCTCGGCGCAGCCGTCCACCCAGCCATCGGAATCCAAGTCGGGCATCGCCGCGTCGCAGCCTTCGGCATCACGGCCCGCCGATGATCCAATGAACAACCCGGCATTCGCGAAAGCGGAAGAAGCGCTCGCCCTGTTGCGCAAGTCAGCCGCCGACGCAGAGAAAGGTGCAGCGACCGCCGTACAAACGCACGCCGCGGCGCAGTCGGCGTTGATCTCCGCCCGACAGCGTGCGGCCGACGCAGAAGTCGAGCGGGCAAAGCTGCCCGATCGCATCGTGCAACAGGAAGCCGCGCTCACGCAGGCGCAGGCACGGGCAAAAGCCGCCGCAGATGTCGCCGCCGAAGCCCACCGTCCGGTCGATGCTGCGCAGGCTCGGTTGGATGAGATTGGCAAACAATACGACGTGCTGGTGACAGCCGCCGCGCCGTTGGCGACACTATGATGGCATCGCCGGATGGCGCGAAGCCAAGCGCTTCAACTCGCGCGTGCTTGGTGCTCGTTCAGTGCCTTGACGCAGGCATTGATCAAGTCTCGGGAGCGAATGGGTTTGGCCAGGAATCCATCGCAACCGGCCGCGAGACAGGCTTCGCGATCGGACTGCATCGCATTGGCCGTGAGCGCGAGCACCAGCCCGCGATACCCTCGCCGGCGCAGGGCCTGGATCGCCGTCAGACCGTCCATCTCCGGCATCTGCATGTCGAGTAGCACCAGCGAATACGGCGCTGGCATGCGCAGCGGCGCGTCGAGCGAGCCGTCGGTCGTCAGGCGACGCAGGCACTCCAGTCCGTTGACGGCCGTGTCCACGGTTGCTCCTGCGCGTTCAAGCATGACGGTGATCAGTCGCCGATTGTCGTCGCCGTCCTCGGCCAGCAGGATCCGCCGGCCTGACAACTCGGCCGGGCGCTTGGTCGCGCTGGAAACGGTCGCTTTCGCGTGCTCATTAAGAAACTTCGATGTGCTTTCTCCCGGCCGCCCAAGGTTGATGGGCTCCGGTGTCGAGTGCGGAACCCCGACGAGCAGCCCTGTCGCAATTGACAACGTGAACGCGCTACCTAGGTCGGGAGAAGACTCAACGGAAATGTCGCCGCCGAGCAGTTGGGCCAGGCGGTTGGAAATGCGCAGCCCCAGGCCTGATCCGCCGAACCGCCGCGCGATCGTCTGGTCGGCCTGTGCGAAGGGCTTGAAGATCGTGTCGATCTGGCCCTGCGTCAGCCCGATGCCTGTGTCGCGAATGGTGAATGTTAATTTGGACTCGCCGGATTGTGCCGATCCCGCGGCATGAATTGCTACGTCAATTTGAACGCCGCCCGCGTCGGTGAACTTGATCGCGTTCCCCACGAGGTTGATGAGCACTTGGCGCAATCGTACGGGGTCGGACTGGATGATCTGCGGAATGGCGCCATTAAATTGCGCCACAAGGTCGATCCCCTTTTGCGTCGCCCGGCCGTGCATCATCGTGACGACGTCTCGCACGACTTCTACCGGAGAGACCGGAATCTTCTCGACCGTCATCTGGCC includes these proteins:
- the luxQ_1 gene encoding Autoinducer 2 sensor kinase/phosphatase LuxQ, translating into MSRRSHSKFKSQDSASARVADGVKIGPANGVAAAFQAAFDAVPVMIWSANALRHRTYFNQALLAFRGRTAKQESGDGWAEGIHPEDVARCLEEWIGAYRERRRFEVEYRVLRHDGAYRRIRDCGAPQFAEGGALAGFVGACADITDEVRAEALRVREMSAAQAASRAKSEFLANMSHEIRTPLTAILGYTELLLHETAELPATTVGEIAPQGRPSWLDRTRELLGVIHRNGEHLLNVINEILDHSKIEAGQMTVEKIPVSPVEVVRDVVTMMHGRATQKGIDLVAQFNGAIPQIIQSDPVRLRQVLINLVGNAIKFTDAGGVQIDVAIHAAGSAQSGESKLTFTIRDTGIGLTQGQIDTIFKPFAQADQTIARRFGGSGLGLRISNRLAQLLGGDISVESSPDLGSAFTLSIATGLLVGVPHSTPEPINLGRPGESTSKFLNEHAKATVSSATKRPAELSGRRILLAEDGDDNRRLITVMLERAGATVDTAVNGLECLRRLTTDGSLDAPLRMPAPYSLVLLDMQMPEMDGLTAIQALRRRGYRGLVLALTANAMQSDREACLAAGCDGFLAKPIRSRDLINACVKALNEHQARAS